In Solea senegalensis isolate Sse05_10M linkage group LG6, IFAPA_SoseM_1, whole genome shotgun sequence, one genomic interval encodes:
- the LOC122771316 gene encoding small integral membrane protein 26-like, with protein sequence MKLKDLAKWNKRVSAAYAIGIWSMVVSYGYFKYTGRYEGMSVRNEEETQEPEDPNKFVHQTAHSKTVMVYKKDFVPYSTQIQNFISTLFSSGPGSGDVGK encoded by the exons ATGAAGCTGAAAGACTTAGCGAAGTGGAATAAAAGAGTGTCCGCGGCGTATGCCATTGGTATCTGGAGCATGGTCGTTTCATACGGTTATTTCAAATACACGGGTCGATATGAGGGCATGTCCG TGAGAAACGAAGAGGAGACTCAAGAGCCCGAAGATCCAAATAAATTCGTCCACCAGACGGCTCACAGCAAAACTGTCATGGTCTACAAGAAGGACTTTGTTCCATACAGCACACAGATCCAAAACTTCATCAGCACGTTATTCAGCAGTGGACCTGGGAGTGGAGACGTGGGAAAGTAA
- the dtd1 gene encoding D-aminoacyl-tRNA deacylase 1, with protein sequence MKAVIQRVNKAVVTVGEEQVSSIGRGLCVLLGLSTEDTQRDADYIVRKILNLRLFEDENGRAWSKSVMDRDFEVLCVSQFTLQCILKGNKPDFHSAMPAELAQPFYTSILENMRSIYKPELIKDGKFGAYMQVQIQNDGPVTIELSSPAGPSDARQLSKQEKQQQRKEKTRSKGPSESSREKGARSRQDTNASSGAEGDVSSEREP encoded by the exons atgaaagctGTCATTCAGAGAGTCAACAAGGCCGTGGTGACAG TGGGAGAGGAGCAGGTCAGTTCTATAGGACGGggtctgtgtgtgctgttggGTTTATCCACCGAAGACACTCAGAGAGACGCAGACTACAT AGTACGCAAGATCCTTAACCTGCGGTTGTTTGAAGATGAGAACGGTCGAGCCTGGAGCAAAAGTGTCATGGACCGGGACTTTGAGGTGCTTTGTGTGAGCCAGTTCACTCTGCAGTGTATACTGAAGGGCAACAAGCCAGACTTCCACTCAGCCATGCCTGCAGAGCTGGCCCAGCCCTTTTACACCAGCATCCTGGAGAACATGAGAAGTATCTACAAGCCAGAGCTCATAAAAG ATGGGAAGTTTGGAGCCTACATGCAGGTCCAGATCCAAAATGATGGACCTGTTACCATTGAACTGAGCTCACCTGCTGGTCCTTCTGATGCCAGACAG CTGTCaaagcaggagaagcagcagcaaaggaaagagaagacgCGCTCGAAGGGGCCCTCAGAGTCAAGCAGGGAGAAAGGTGCCCGTTCCCGACAGGACACAAACGCCAGTAGTGGAGCAGAGGGTGACGTGTCTTCAGAGAGGGAGCCCTAG